The following are encoded in a window of Desulfobulbaceae bacterium genomic DNA:
- a CDS encoding tryptophan synthase subunit alpha translates to MRLKTNIEAALREKEILLMTHIVLGYPSFEVNREVVRQMVVNGVDLIEMQIPFSEPMADGPVIIKANQDALATGAKVRECLAFAEEMTATYNIPFLFMTYYNILFKFGEEAFIKESARIGIQGMIIPDLPPEEGESYLRLTKEHGIAPIMIFAPTSTNERMRELAAVADGFIYCVARRGVTGSATSFDQEFSNYIGRCRKEAQLPLAVGFGIKDRDDIAALRGRAEIAVIGSETIRLVDKEGPTAVGPFIAGLRTVQLHIEE, encoded by the coding sequence ATGCGGCTCAAAACTAATATCGAGGCGGCGCTCCGCGAAAAAGAGATCCTACTGATGACCCATATCGTCTTGGGCTACCCCTCGTTTGAGGTAAACCGCGAAGTCGTGCGTCAGATGGTGGTAAACGGGGTCGACCTGATTGAGATGCAGATCCCCTTCTCCGAGCCCATGGCCGATGGACCGGTGATCATCAAGGCCAACCAGGATGCCCTGGCGACTGGCGCCAAAGTTCGTGAATGTCTCGCCTTTGCCGAGGAGATGACCGCTACGTACAACATCCCTTTCCTCTTCATGACCTATTACAATATCCTGTTCAAATTTGGCGAGGAGGCCTTTATTAAGGAATCAGCACGAATCGGCATCCAAGGAATGATCATCCCCGACCTGCCGCCGGAAGAAGGCGAGTCATATTTGCGCCTCACCAAAGAACACGGCATCGCGCCGATCATGATTTTTGCTCCCACCAGCACCAATGAGCGAATGCGGGAGCTTGCGGCAGTGGCAGACGGCTTTATCTACTGCGTAGCCCGCCGCGGAGTGACCGGCAGTGCGACCTCGTTTGATCAGGAGTTCTCTAACTATATCGGCCGATGCCGGAAAGAAGCGCAACTACCGCTGGCTGTGGGGTTCGGGATCAAAGACCGTGATGATATTGCCGCCCTCCGTGGACGAGCTGAGATTGCGGTAATCGGCAGCGAGACGATACGCTTGGTGGACAAGGAAGGTCCTACCGCAGTAGGACCGTTTATTGCAGGATTGAGAACAGTGCAGCTTCACATCGAAGAGTAG
- a CDS encoding HAMP domain-containing protein gives MSQSGRLTVMSGTPLSRLGLRGKIFGAMGSVCVLLIVIAGISVKIITENLEVSKKLVERGETLSAKVESVGETVKQNLTAQKERQVQFANERDVVGQERLTKQVSLYQQILNLQTAMGAVDRNANKIIINSDPYSVVAKEVAALTTVLDEFFAMPDLATLDEKKVKGTSRAAKAYLGTYGEVKALDEENVSMTQQIDKVKRAQEIGVTLQERVTSLVEDMKNQAQATIQRENELATVDLKQALAVDEKTLADILASQDEIRKNVAQDVKENSTLEGFLQAKRRELVVMAMVALAVGVVFSIAMVTMITRPVLRAVKIAKGIAAGDLEQEVDITGDDEIGQLGNSMTIMIDNLRTNRAEIEASVHSLDEVACSVSSSLEEISASMSEINGTTQLNVQKARMTDEMSGEAKQNAEEGKATMSEMVQTIAAIQAASREIAKTIKTINDIAFQTNLLALNAAVEAAHAGEQGKGFAVVAEEVRRLAGRCSDAANETTVLLEGPLKKIGVAVEVANKTALAFDSIYDNVNAMGSLVSEIVLGSEMQAAGIKQINSGLAQIDSAAQGLTGQTDQLTCTMDRFKKPQEVDEGKLQLIEG, from the coding sequence ATGTCACAATCAGGTCGATTAACAGTTATGAGTGGTACGCCTCTTTCTCGGCTTGGTTTGAGGGGAAAAATTTTCGGCGCCATGGGAAGTGTCTGTGTTCTTCTTATTGTGATTGCTGGTATTTCAGTCAAGATCATTACTGAGAATCTTGAGGTCAGTAAAAAGTTGGTCGAGCGAGGAGAAACCCTGTCCGCAAAGGTTGAGTCGGTTGGTGAGACCGTCAAACAGAACCTTACTGCCCAGAAGGAACGTCAGGTACAGTTTGCCAATGAACGTGATGTTGTCGGCCAGGAGCGGCTAACTAAGCAGGTGAGTCTTTATCAACAGATCTTGAATCTGCAGACGGCCATGGGTGCTGTGGACCGTAATGCCAACAAGATTATCATTAATTCCGATCCCTATTCCGTAGTGGCGAAGGAAGTCGCTGCTTTGACAACTGTGCTCGATGAATTCTTTGCCATGCCCGATCTGGCTACCCTGGATGAAAAAAAGGTCAAGGGGACCAGCCGTGCGGCCAAGGCCTATCTGGGCACCTATGGTGAGGTAAAGGCCCTTGATGAAGAAAATGTCTCGATGACCCAGCAGATCGATAAGGTCAAACGGGCGCAGGAGATCGGGGTCACGCTTCAGGAACGGGTTACCTCTTTGGTTGAGGACATGAAGAATCAGGCTCAGGCTACGATTCAACGTGAGAACGAGTTGGCCACGGTTGATCTTAAGCAGGCTCTGGCAGTAGATGAGAAGACTTTGGCGGATATTTTGGCAAGCCAGGATGAAATTCGAAAAAATGTAGCTCAAGATGTCAAAGAAAACAGCACGTTGGAAGGTTTTCTTCAGGCCAAACGCCGTGAGTTGGTGGTGATGGCCATGGTTGCTTTAGCAGTGGGCGTGGTTTTTTCTATCGCTATGGTCACTATGATCACTCGACCGGTGTTGCGGGCGGTTAAGATTGCTAAAGGGATTGCCGCCGGAGATCTGGAGCAGGAGGTTGATATCACCGGTGATGATGAAATCGGTCAATTGGGTAATTCCATGACTATCATGATTGATAATCTGCGTACTAACCGTGCGGAGATCGAAGCCAGTGTCCATTCACTCGATGAGGTGGCCTGTTCAGTCTCGTCTTCGCTTGAGGAGATCAGCGCTTCAATGTCCGAGATTAACGGTACAACCCAGCTCAATGTCCAAAAAGCAAGAATGACGGATGAGATGTCTGGCGAGGCCAAGCAAAACGCAGAGGAGGGGAAGGCAACGATGAGCGAAATGGTGCAAACCATTGCCGCCATTCAGGCTGCCAGTCGGGAGATTGCCAAGACCATCAAAACGATCAATGACATTGCCTTTCAGACCAACCTGTTGGCTTTGAATGCGGCGGTTGAGGCCGCTCATGCCGGGGAGCAGGGTAAGGGGTTTGCTGTGGTTGCTGAAGAAGTGCGCCGGCTGGCCGGACGGTGCTCTGATGCTGCCAATGAGACTACGGTGCTCCTGGAAGGGCCGCTGAAGAAGATCGGTGTAGCGGTTGAGGTGGCGAATAAAACGGCCCTGGCTTTTGACTCTATTTATGACAATGTGAACGCCATGGGCAGTTTGGTGAGTGAGATTGTGCTTGGCAGTGAGATGCAGGCTGCTGGCATCAAACAGATCAATTCCGGTCTGGCTCAGATCGACAGCGCCGCTCAAGGGCTGACGGGTCAGACTGATCAGTTGACCTGCACCATGGATCGGTTCAAGAAACCACAGGAGGTTGACGAAGGGAAGTTGCAACTGATTGAGGGGTAA